One genomic region from Anabaena sp. PCC 7108 encodes:
- a CDS encoding geranylgeranyl reductase family protein produces MYDCIIIGAGPAGGTAAYHLAKRGRSVLVLEKESLPRYKPCGGGVSPAIAQWFDFDFSPAISVKADSLRFTWKLGDPVEAKIATKEPVWMVRRDVFDHFLVQQAQSQGAELRDNTEVTGIEFKTDHWQVNTANGSVTGRYLIAADGAKGSMAKWLGFKDRKRRLAGALEAEIPANVEKKSTIHFEFGLVKNGYIWNFPKADGYSIGVGTFIGGEPQDFKKILDEYAKSFNVNVTNSKQYGHPLCIWDGNQKLHTQNAVLAGEAACVVDPFTAEGIRPSIFSGVLAAASINDALSGDINALENYSNAVNEQWGSEMAWAQKLAGAFYRFPGIGYKVGVKRPSGAQIMGKILCGELRYGDVAGRALKRLIPGFGG; encoded by the coding sequence ATGTACGACTGCATCATCATCGGTGCTGGCCCTGCGGGTGGAACAGCAGCATATCATTTAGCCAAGCGGGGACGCTCAGTCTTAGTTCTGGAAAAAGAATCCCTGCCCCGATATAAACCTTGTGGTGGTGGTGTGTCACCAGCGATCGCACAATGGTTTGACTTTGACTTTAGCCCCGCAATTTCTGTCAAAGCTGACTCTCTCCGCTTCACTTGGAAATTAGGCGATCCCGTAGAAGCCAAAATTGCCACTAAAGAACCAGTCTGGATGGTGCGACGGGATGTTTTCGACCATTTCTTAGTACAGCAAGCTCAAAGCCAAGGGGCTGAACTACGAGATAATACAGAAGTTACAGGCATCGAATTTAAAACCGATCATTGGCAAGTTAATACAGCTAACGGATCCGTCACAGGTCGCTACTTAATCGCTGCTGATGGCGCAAAGGGATCAATGGCAAAATGGCTCGGCTTCAAAGACCGTAAACGCCGATTAGCCGGAGCATTAGAAGCAGAAATTCCCGCCAATGTAGAGAAAAAATCCACAATTCACTTTGAGTTTGGCTTAGTTAAAAACGGCTATATCTGGAACTTCCCCAAAGCTGACGGTTATTCTATCGGCGTTGGTACATTTATTGGTGGCGAACCCCAGGATTTTAAGAAAATTTTAGATGAATACGCCAAATCTTTTAATGTTAATGTCACAAATAGCAAGCAGTATGGTCATCCTCTGTGTATTTGGGATGGAAACCAAAAGCTGCATACCCAAAACGCCGTTTTAGCAGGTGAAGCCGCTTGTGTAGTTGATCCCTTTACCGCCGAAGGTATTCGTCCCTCTATTTTTAGTGGTGTCCTAGCAGCAGCATCCATCAACGATGCTCTTAGTGGCGATATCAATGCTTTAGAAAACTACAGTAACGCCGTTAACGAGCAATGGGGTTCAGAAATGGCTTGGGCGCAAAAGTTAGCCGGAGCATTTTATCGTTTCCCTGGTATTGGTTACAAAGTGGGTGTTAAACGTCCCTCCGGCGCTCAAATCATGGGTAAAATCCTTTGTGGTGAATTGCGCTATGGTGATGTTGCCGGTCGCGCATTGAAACGTTTAATCCCTGGTTTTGGCGGTTAG
- a CDS encoding CPBP family intramembrane glutamic endopeptidase, translated as MFFLSVSIAFLEPLVNTLLTFLKDSPVMLLVMAFFIIWVGCWLPLAAIIGMAINWQLNKPLQPEQKIPLLVSLYLLAPLIILGINKLGLGSFADYGLVGKLSILGSLLLGFGLGVLGLVLVFTCQFWLGWCYLEKSNIKLIPSILLPISLVALFVGGVEELVFRGFLLTQLEKDYAIWVAAIISSLIFALLHLVWEQRETVPQIPGLWLMGMVLVVARFADSNNLGIAWGLHTGWVWAIATIDTAELITYTGKVSEWLTGKNKKPLAGLTGVLCVLLTGAILWCFS; from the coding sequence GTGTTTTTTTTGTCTGTTTCAATAGCATTTTTAGAGCCATTGGTCAACACCTTACTGACATTTCTTAAAGATTCGCCAGTAATGTTACTTGTCATGGCTTTTTTTATTATTTGGGTAGGGTGTTGGTTGCCATTAGCAGCGATAATTGGGATGGCTATAAATTGGCAACTTAACAAACCTTTACAACCAGAGCAAAAAATACCTTTATTGGTGTCTCTCTATTTATTAGCACCATTGATTATTTTGGGAATAAATAAGCTAGGACTGGGGTCTTTTGCTGATTATGGTTTGGTGGGGAAGCTTTCTATTTTAGGTTCTTTACTACTAGGTTTTGGTTTAGGTGTGTTGGGACTAGTTCTAGTCTTCACCTGCCAATTTTGGCTAGGTTGGTGCTATTTAGAAAAATCAAATATCAAGTTAATACCATCAATTTTGTTACCAATTTCTTTGGTGGCTTTGTTTGTTGGTGGAGTAGAAGAATTAGTTTTTCGGGGTTTTTTGTTAACTCAGTTAGAGAAGGATTATGCAATTTGGGTAGCGGCAATTATTTCTAGTTTGATTTTTGCTTTACTACATTTAGTTTGGGAACAAAGGGAAACTGTACCGCAAATCCCTGGATTGTGGTTAATGGGAATGGTTTTGGTAGTAGCTAGATTCGCTGATAGTAATAATTTAGGAATAGCTTGGGGACTTCATACCGGATGGGTATGGGCGATCGCTACCATAGATACAGCAGAACTCATTACCTACACAGGAAAAGTCTCAGAATGGCTAACAGGTAAAAACAAAAAACCCCTAGCCGGCTTGACTGGGGTTCTGTGCGTTCTGCTAACAGGAGCAATTCTTTGGTGTTTTTCTTAA
- a CDS encoding DUF29 domain-containing protein, with protein MSLLKTHSPTPYETDYLQWIETTVAKLQSQDYANVDWENLIEEIGDMGRSERKSLKSNLIVILLHLLKWQFQPDKRSGSWEGSIIEHRRRVQESLQDSPSLKPYLESIFTECYTQAVKQAKAETGLPVESFPVICPYHLTEVTEDDFLPQ; from the coding sequence ATGTCTTTGTTAAAGACTCATTCCCCAACCCCATATGAAACCGACTACTTGCAATGGATAGAAACAACTGTGGCAAAATTGCAAAGTCAGGACTACGCAAATGTAGACTGGGAAAACCTCATTGAAGAAATTGGCGACATGGGAAGGAGTGAGCGCAAAAGTCTGAAAAGTAATCTGATTGTCATTCTACTGCATTTGCTTAAATGGCAATTTCAGCCTGACAAGAGAAGCGGTAGCTGGGAAGGAAGTATCATTGAACATCGTAGACGTGTTCAAGAATCTCTCCAGGATTCTCCTAGCCTCAAACCCTATCTGGAGAGCATTTTTACAGAATGTTATACACAAGCAGTTAAGCAAGCAAAAGCTGAAACGGGTTTACCAGTGGAATCTTTTCCTGTGATATGTCCATATCATTTAACAGAAGTAACAGAGGATGATTTTTTACCTCAATAA
- a CDS encoding AbrB family transcriptional regulator, with the protein MTETATAALTGKALLSKVKELSNLPRRERAKQCGYYTVTKNNQVRVNLTDFYDALLSARGIPLSPEAPKDGRGREPTYRVSVHQNRQIVIGATYTKAMGLKPGDEFEIRLGYKHIHLIQLGESDKKLTSQDVDSDEAELEDEEEN; encoded by the coding sequence ATGACTGAAACTGCAACCGCCGCATTAACTGGAAAAGCACTACTTTCTAAAGTAAAAGAGCTTTCTAATTTACCACGTCGAGAAAGAGCAAAGCAGTGCGGCTATTACACCGTCACTAAAAATAACCAAGTTCGTGTTAATCTCACCGACTTTTATGATGCTTTGCTGTCTGCTAGAGGTATTCCTCTCAGTCCAGAAGCACCTAAAGATGGACGTGGACGCGAACCGACATACCGTGTTAGTGTTCACCAAAATCGTCAAATTGTCATTGGTGCTACCTACACCAAAGCCATGGGCTTAAAACCTGGTGATGAGTTTGAAATTAGGCTCGGTTACAAGCATATTCACTTGATTCAGTTAGGTGAAAGTGATAAGAAATTAACATCTCAGGATGTAGACTCTGACGAAGCAGAGTTGGAAGATGAAGAGGAGAATTAA